The following DNA comes from bacterium.
AAATCCAGTATTAGGAGCGATATGTGGCAATGTGGTCGAAATTCGCCGTCGCTTAATTGTGAAATTTCGTTCCTGGTCCTCGTGGAGGAATATATACGGTTTTGGGGGCGCTATACGATTATATAAATTTTGCTCGCGTATCAGGTCTCTTTGGACTTGAAAGCTAGTCCATTTTTTCTCAAAAACCACATTGGCAAGTGCATAAAACTGTCTTTCAACCGATACGCCTGAGGTGCGGTTCAGAAGTTCAAAACCGATTTTTTGAATGGAATCGAATTTATCTTTATGCCGTGCAAGAAAATGTGGTGCCTCGATATGAGAGCATGGGATAATTTCAAGATTTTTGATATCACGATACATAAATGAGACGGAGGCAAGAGTCTGAGGTGCGGCAAGGATTGTTACGTGTGTGAAGCGAGTACAGTAGTCACGAACGATGCCGTGACAGATAATTTGATCCCCCAATCCGAGGTGAGAATAAAGAAGTACGGACGTCATAAAACGGAGTGTACCATTCACGTCGCTGCGTGCTAGAATGTCGCGGTGAAAATGAAAGCGGCCATCCTTGAGACGATAGATGCCCCCCTTACTATCGGGGAGGTTACCGTGGGGCAGCCTGCTTTCGGACAAGTATTGGTGAAGGTTCTCGTGAGCGGGATCTGCGGCGCCCAACTTCAGGAAATCGCCGGAAACAAAGGGAATGCAAAGTTCGTGCCACATCTTCTAGGCCATGAAGGATGCGGCATCGTCGAGGCTGTCGGAGAAGGTGTCACGCGCGTCAAAAAAGGAGATAAAGTCGTGATGCATTGGCGTAAAGGCGAGGGGATAGAATCCGATTTCCCGACATACGAATATGCGGGTAAGAACATGCCGAGCGGAAAAGTCACTACGTTCAGTGAGTATTCGTTGGTCTCTGAAAATCGGCTGACCGCGGTTCCGCACGACACTCCTGATGAGCTGTGCGCACTTCTCGGCTGTGGACTCTCGACCGCGTTAAGTGTGATAAATGATGAGGCGCGCGTACTGTTCGGCGAGAGCGTTCTTGTCATCGGCGCAGGCGGCTTGGGACTAAATATCCTTCAAGCGGCGAACATAGCACGTGCATATCCCATCGTGACTATCGATATCCATCCTGGAAAGAAGGAATTGGCCGAAAAGTGTGGAGCGCATCTATTCGTTGATTCGACACAAAGTGATATACGAGAGGTAGTTCAGAAGACGTTCGGTATTTCGGATTTTGATGTAATCATCGACACCTCAGGAAATAAGAAGGCCATCGAGACAACCCTCCCGCTTTTGCGAGGAGGAGGGCGGTACATCATGGTCGGACAACCGAAGCCAGGAGAAGTGATCGAGATTTCGAATGCACATCACCTGTTCGGCGGAGAAGGTAAGTCTATTCGTGCAACACAGGGTGGCGGTTTCTTGCCGACGACCGATATTCCGCGGTATATCAATCTGTATAAGACCGGAGCGCTCCATATCGACGACGTCATCACGCATCGGATCAAGCTAGATCAGGTGAACGACGCGATCGATGCGATCCGGAGCGGCACGGCGGGCCGTATCATGATCGAAATGCACGTATGAAGAAGCAATTGATCAATGCGTATACGAAGATGCTCAGCATTCGAGCTGCTGAAGAGCAGATAGCCAAGCACTATCTCGATAATAAGATAATGAGCTTCGTGCACTTTTATGTGGGCCAGGAAGCAGTGGCTGTTGGGGTGAGTGATGCCCTGCGAGCGGAAGACCGAGCGATGGGGAATCATCGATCGCATGGACATTACCTTGCGAAAGGAGGGGATATGAAGCGGATGATGTGTGAGCTTCTCGGTAAAGCTGGGGGTTGTGCGCATGGTAAAGGGGGATCGATGCATATGATTGATACGTCGGTCAATTTCATCGGATCGACGCCGATTCTCGGAAGTATTGTGCCTTTGGCCAACGGAAGCGCTTTCGAACAGAAATACTCGAAGAAAAAAGGCGTGACAGTGGCTTTTTTCGGGGATGGCGCTTTCGAAGAAGGTGTTGTCTACGAAACCCTCAATTTGGCAGCGCTCTTCAAACTACCGCTGCTTCTCGTGGTGGAAAACAACCTGTACTCCGTCAATTCCAAGTTGCATGAGCGTCGCTCCGCCGGGCATGATTCTGAAAAGATTGTCACTGGTTTCGGTGCTGCGTATATCCGAGCTGACGGTAACGACTATGAGGATGTGTATCGCAAGGCCGCAAAAGCAGTGACTGCGATGAGAAAGGGAGGAGGGCCTGTCGTCCTCGAATGCATGACCTATCGGCATATGGCGCACAGCGCTCCTATCTTCGATGATGCGCAGGGATATCGCGAAGAGGACGTGTTTGAGGTGCGCATCAAGAAAGATTCGGTACAGCGACTGCGCAAAAAACTCTTGCGATTGGGGGTCTTAGAGAAACGGCTGGGCGCGATCGAGTCCGATGTGCAACAGGAAGCCGCGCGAAATCTCGCATATGCTATCGCTGCCGAGTACCCTGAGAAATCTGAGCTTTATACCGACGTCTATGCCTGAGCGAATCATAAAATACACGGAAGCGCTGAAAGAAGCGGCTGATCAGATGATGGAAATCGATCCGAAGGTGTTTATCATCGGTCTCGGCGTCTCGTATAAGAACGGTGCCGACGGTACCACTGCCGGACTCAAGGCGAAGTATCCGACCCGCGTGCTCGATGTCCCGGTCTCCGAAGCGGGAGTTACCGGCATGGCGGTCGGGGCAGCTATAACCGGTCTTCATCCGATCGTGCATCATGGCCGCGTCGAATTCAGCCTCCTTGCCTCAGATTCCATCTTCACCCAGGCGGCAAAATGGAATTATATGTTCGGCGGCGGTAATCCCGTGCCTATCGTCATCCGGATCAATGTCGGAAGACAATGGGGAAACGGGCCGCAGCATACCCAAGCGTTATATTCGCTCTTCGGCAATGTACCCGGACTCAAGGTCGTGATACCCGCGACACCCTACATGGCGAAAGGTCTGCTCGTCTCTGCTCTTAAAGACAAAAATCCGGTCGTGATACTCGAACCGCGCTGGCTCTTCGGAATCAAGCAGCATGTACCGGTTGAACTGTATGCAGAACCGCTGGACAGGGCCCGTGTCGTGAAAAAAGGCAGGGACATCACCATCGTCGCGTATGGCGACGGTTTGATCGCGGCGCAGGAGGCGCTCGAGCTTATGAATGACGATATCGACGCAGAGCTTATTGATCTCGTGAGTATCAATCCCATAGACATCGATACGGTCATCTCCTCGGTCAAGAAGACCGGCAGGCTTCTCTCTATAGATACCACGAATGAAGCGTTCAATGTGGGATCAGAAATCACCGCGAAAGTAGTACAGAACGCATCCGTGACGCTCAAAGAGCGACCGCACGCGCTCAGTACGCCGAATGTACCGTGTCCGACCTCGACAAACCTGACCGAATCGTATTATCCGACCAAGGTCAGCATCGCGAATGCCGTGAACACCATTTTCAAAAAGCCCGCGATCGATCACAAGCTCGGATTCGAAGAATTGCATCTCGCGCCGGGCATAACCATCAAATGAAAAAGATCCTTGTCATCGGCGAGAGTGCACGGGATGTCTTCGTCTACTGTCATGCAGAACGTCTTGCTCCTGATCTCCCGATCCCTGTTTTGAACGTCATCGAGCAGAAAGAAAATCCCGGGATGGCGATGAATGTCGAGCGTAACATCAAAAGCATACTCTCGAGCTGCGATATTGTGACGAACCCGAATTGGAAGAACGTGACCAAGACGCGGTATATGCACCATGCAAGCAATCATGCGTTCCTCAGGGTCGACACGAACCCGCGCATGCCGCGAGCCCAGGTGCGGAAGATTCCTTTGTCACGATATTCAGTCATCGCGATCTCGGACTATAACAAGGGTTTCCTATCGGAAGCGGATATTCAGTATATCTGCGAGAATCACAACTGTGTGTTCCTCGACACCAAGAAGATCCTCGGCAATTTCGCTGCAAAAGCAGCTTTCATAAAGATAAACAACTTCGAGTACGAACGATCGAAAGCAAGCATCACCCCCGAAGTGATGCAGAAGACTATCGTGACACAAGGAGGAGGGGGTGCTTTATTTAAAAACAAGATATATCCGGTTCGACGATTTGAGGTGAAGGATACGTCGGGTGCCGGCGACAGCTTTTTCGCGGCATTAGTGGTCAAATATGCAGAGACGAAGGATGTAATCAAATCGATTAAATTCGCCAATCTCTGTGCTTCAAACACCGTTCAGCACCGAGGAGTCTCCGTCATCAAGCGTCCGTAGAGGTCATCGGATCAGGTCTGCGAATGCGCTGTCTATAAACACGGTATTCACGTTCGTATCGGCATAGACCATGTATCCTACTGATGCGAGGTACTCAAGTATTTCCTTCTGTTTTTCAACCGTACCTTGATCGCTATATCGTAACGTTTCGGCGCAAATAAGCTTCGGGCGGTATTTCGTTACATTGATCGATTTGAGGATCTCGAAATCCAATCCTTCTGCGTCGACGGAAATAATATCGACAGACCCGGAGAGATATTTTTCGACGATTGAATCAACAGTGTAGAGAGGGAGCTTTAGTACCTTCTGTATCGATTGATCGCCGTAGTTCTTAGTCGAGGCGTTCTTCTCGGCTTCTTTCTGAGAGAATGTGCCAAGGGGTTTCGAGCTCATGGCGTAGAAATCTGCGCCCTCGCTTTCCTCAGGACCGACGCCTGCCTGAAGACATACATCTCGTGTTCGCGTCCGTTTGATCACGCGAAAGAGTTCAGGATCAGGTTCGACGCACACGCCTCGAGATCCTGTCGAATAAAAGAGATACGTATTGTTGTTGAGGATCGGATGGTTGGTGCCGATGTCGATATAGGTCGGGTGCTCGATACCTATCAGGTTCAGGGCGCACCGCATGAGAAGATCCTCGCCGCATTGCGAATAACTCTTCTTGTATTTTGTACTCAAGTGGTATTGCGCAAAAAGCACATACTTTCTCCAATCAAGATATTTATTCATGCTTGGGAGGGGATATCTTGTCCTGTATAAACTGCGTATAGTTTTCCCACAGATTTTTATCTGCCGAATCTATCTTCTGACTGTCTCCTTTTCCGATCCGATACGAGTCCTTTTCATCGTGAGGGGTCGAGACTTCGAGCACGATTGCATCCGTTAGTGCAGTCAACTGATGGGGGGCACCAATGGGAACATGCACAACATCGCCCTCTTTTAGGACATCTATAATACGTTCCGCATTCGTTAAATCATAATGACGCAGTTCAATACTTCCTTGAAGGATGTACCATGTCTCGTCTTTCTTGAGATGAAAATGGTCACTAAATGATGCGCCCGCAGTGAAATGCAATAATTTACCGCAGTATTTATCATTATTTATGATCCAGATTTCCTTGCCCCAGCCTTTGGGGTGGATTTCGGGCTTAAGAATACGGATTTTACTCATGAAAGGTGGAGCTACGTGCCGGTAGAGTCATTATGCTGCGCTGGATGAAAAAGTCGAGGTACCGCTTCCCAATCCTCAAACAAGGCTACAGGTCCCGCTTCTTGAAGCAGGGATATTCGATCTTCATCAAGAGCGAAGGGGGCGGGGATGGCAATGACCGAGGATCCAGCCTGGTGTGCTGCTTGTATGCCGACGACTGAATCCTCAAAGACTAGCTGGTCATTTCCAACTACATGTAATATATGTGCGGTGCGTGCGAAGACCTCTCCCGCGGGCTTTATCTCGCTGACGTCTTCTCGGAATACACATACAGCAGGTGGGAAAAAACGATCCAAGCCAGTTTTTATCAGGATATCTGTTCCGAAATCTCGGCTCGTTGTAGAGCCGATGGCTATAGTGCAACCATGTGATAATTGCGACTCGATAAACTCTATTAAGCCAGGTCGAGGAGCGAGGGTGGTTGCATTAAACAGTTCGACAAAATGAATTCGCTTGCGCTCTCGAGCAATTTCGAGTTGAAAATCAGGAAATTTCGACAACATGGCCTGAAAAATAAAACGCGCTCCGCCACCCATTGCGTTTGGCAGCCTGGCAATTTCAAGAGGAGACATGATGATGCCTTGTTCGGCGAAGGCTTGGGAATATGCTGTGAAATGAATTTCTTCCAAGTCGACACATGTGCCTTCCAGGTCGAATGCGACACCTTTCATAGCGGAAGAGTGCAATGCATCACGAAAGAATGCAAGGTGAAATGGACGACGAGGGCGAGCTCTGTATACTGGCACGATGCGAACCTTAGTGACTGGCGGAACCGGTTTTGTTGGATCGAATCTCGCGTTTGAACTGGAAAAGCAAGGACATGATGTCGTGGTCATCGGCAGCCGAGCCGAGCCTGCGTTGGCCGGGTTTAGCGGCACGGTCCTGTATCGAGAAAACGGCAGGTTGCCGCTCGAATCGATCGGACATATCGACGTCCTCTTTCATCAAGGCGCGAATGCGGATACTTCGATTCTCGATCGTGAGCAGATGTTCCGCGATAATGTCGAAGATTCGAGAGCTGTGTTCGAGTACGCACTCAAAAATGGCGCACATCACATTACCTACGCATCATCGACCGCTGTATACGGTAATCTACCTACTCCGTATAAGGAAGATGGCCCTGTTGCGCCTTTAAATCCGTACGGTGAATCGAAAGCTGCGCTCGATACATACGCAATGGATTTTGCTCGAAACAATCCTGCGGTACGAGTGATCGGCCTGAGATACTGCAATGTCTACGGCCCGCGAGAAGCACATAAGGGAAAGATGGCCAGCATGATCTATCAGCTCGCGACGCAGATGCACCAAGGAAATCCGCGCATATTCAAATGGGGTGAGCAGAAGCGCGAGTATATCTATGTAAAGGATGTGGTCGAGGCGAATATCAGCTCGCTTACGGCGAACGAAAGTACTGTCGTGAACTGCTCGAGCGGCGTACCGGTCAGTTTCAATGAACTGGTGCGTATACTCAACAAGGTCTTAGGGCTGGATCGCGTGCCGGAATATATCGATAATCCGTATGAGGGTCTCTATCAGAATCACATCGAGTGCGATATCTCTCGCATGGCAGACGTTCTAGGGTTCCGACCCGCGTACACCGTCGAGACAGGGATCAGGGATTACTTCGATTCCGGTTTCTTGTCTCGATAAGCGGAAACAATCCTCTCAATCTGCCGTGTCGTCGAATGGCGACCGGTATGGCGGATCAGCTTCACTTTCCCGCCGTAGGAGGCGACGATTGCGCCTTCGGTAATCTCAGCAAGAGAGCGATCGGATCCTTTCACGTGGATATCGGGCCTCACCTTCTTGATCCACGGATCAGGCGTGTCCGATGAGAATATGAATACATAATCGACGCACTCCAGGGCGGACACCATGAATGCCCGTTCCTTTGCGGGAACGATCGGGCGGAGCTTGCCTTTATAGCGTCGTACTGATGCATCCGAATTAACGCCCACAATAAGCACATCACCGTGCTTCTTTGCTTCAATTAAGCTGTGTACATGTCCGGGATGCAGGAGATCAAATGTGCCGTTGGTGGTGACTATCAGCATGCCGTTGCTGCGGAGATTCTGTACTTTGCGCGCTACTGCAGCAATGCTCAGTATCTTAGGGGAGGTGAGGCTCGGAGCCATATAGATCCGCATCATAGGTGCGTCCCAGGCTTTATTCAAGCGTTGGTCGGGTGGTACGCCTGATGCTATAGTGAGGCACTTACGTTTGACTGAAATACATGGCTGATTTTTACTCCGGCAAGAAGGTGTTGGTAACGGGAGGTGCTGGATTTATCGGCAGCCACACAGTTGAGATGCTGGTTGAACGTGGTGCCGATGTTACGGTGCCGGTACGCTCGACGACAAGCCAAGATTTCCTTAAAGACGTCAAGGGTCAAATTTCGATCATTGAATCTGATCTCCGAGATCGAAAAAAGATTGAAGAACTGATGCAAGGGAAAGACATTGTCGTCAATCTTGCTGCAGCCAAAGGAGGTGGCATCGCGCACAGTATGCGACACCATGGCAGCTTGTTTCGAGACAACATGGAGCCGTTCCTTACGGTACTCGATGCGGCGCGGGTCGCGGGAGTCGAGCGCTTCCTCGTCGTTAGTTCTGCATGTGTGTATTCTCGAGAAGCAAGTGATCATGCTGTTGAGTCGGACGGATTTGTGGGTGTTCCAGAAGCCGCGAACGCGGGATATGGATGGGCGAAGCGTATGGAGGAATATCTGGGACAGGCATACGCTGAGGAATTCGGCATGAAAATTGCAATTGCGCGTGCCTACAACGCCTACGGTCCTCGTGACGCATATTTCGCCGAGTACAGCCATGTGATCCCAAGTCTCATTCAGCGTATTTTCCGTGGAGACAATCCGCTGACTATCTGGGGAACCGGTACACAGACTCGTTCGTTTGTATATTCGACCGATTTCGCTCGAGGCATTCTTGATGTGTGTGAAAAATATCCCGTCGCTGACCCCTTGAATATCGGCAGTGACGAGGAGATATCGATAGCTGATCTCGCCCGGCTCCTGATTGAGATTTCAGGAAAAAAGATAGATATCGAATTCGATACGTCGAAGCCTGATGGTCCGATGCGTCGGAGTGCTGATATGTCGAAAGCGTTCGAGAAGATAGCATTCAAGGCTCACATGCCGTTGCGTGAGGGTCTTCAGAAGTGTGTAGATTGGTACAGAGCCCACATATGAGTGTCACCTTGATCGCGGCAACATTGAATGAGCTTGAGGCCGCTAAGGTTGTTTTGCCGCGTATTGATCGATCGGTCGTTGATGAGATTATTGTCGTCGACGGCGGATCAACAGACGGCACAGTTGAATTCTGTGAATCGCAAGGGTACACGGTGTATCGTCAGAAACAGCGCGGATATGGATCTGCAATGCGGGAAGCCTCTGCTCTCGCAAAGGGCGATCTTATTATCGAATTTCCGCCGGATGGGAATTCGCTTCCCGAGAAGGTTCCTGATGTAGTGAAAAAACTTGAAGAAGGGTACGATCTCGTCATTGCATCACGGTACGCGCCGGGTGCACGGAGTGATGATGATGATTTCCTCACCGGCATCGGGAATTGGGGATTCACGTTTGTCACTAATCTGTTGTTCTGGAGCTCGTATACCGACGTCTTGGTGGGTTTTCGTGGATACAGGAAGTCGGCGCTTGAGAAGGTGCGTATGGACGCACCTGGCCTTGAATGGTCCATCCAGATGCCCATTCAATTCCGCAAGCATCGTCTCCGCACTGCTGATATTCCGGCTATTGAACCAGCGCGCATCGGTGGCGTGCGTAAGATGCGTCCGTTCAGGACGGGGTGGCGAATACTGAAGCTTCTCATTCGTGAGCGGTTTGCCCTATAATGCCTGCCATGTATACGAATATCTCCCGTTGCCGGATCTGCGGATCGGATACCCTGGTCGACGTCTTGGATTTAGGCGAACAATTCCTGTCGTCGTCGTTCGTCAAGAATAATCTCGAAGAGCCGCTCGCAAAAGCTCGAGTCCCACTTACGGTCCTTTTGTGTTCAACGTGTGGCCTGGTACAGCTCCGACAGACCGTCGATCGTGATCTCATGTATCGCAGTTACTTCTATCGTTCGGGCGTGAATCCTATGATGCGGGATGCTCTTGCGGATGTGACGCGAGATATAAAGGCGCATGCGGGCTTGCAGGAGGGAGATTCCGTGCTCGATATTGGCTGCAACGATGGGACTATGCTGACGTACTACCCGATCACGATGCGACGTATCGGCATGGATCCGGCCCAGAATATAAACCGCGATTCGCTCGATCCTTCGATCACCGTCATTCAGGATTATTTCTCAGCAGAGAAGGCGCGCACTGCGAACGAGGGTGCACTCTTCAAGGCAGTGTCGTCTATCGCAATGTTCTACGATTTAGATGATCCAAACGCCTTCGTCTCGGAGGTGAAATCGGTCCTTGCGCCTCGTGGTACCTGGTGCGTGCAGCTCAGTTATCTTGCTACCACGGTCGAGACGATGAATTTTT
Coding sequences within:
- a CDS encoding glycosyltransferase family 2 protein, with protein sequence MSVTLIAATLNELEAAKVVLPRIDRSVVDEIIVVDGGSTDGTVEFCESQGYTVYRQKQRGYGSAMREASALAKGDLIIEFPPDGNSLPEKVPDVVKKLEEGYDLVIASRYAPGARSDDDDFLTGIGNWGFTFVTNLLFWSSYTDVLVGFRGYRKSALEKVRMDAPGLEWSIQMPIQFRKHRLRTADIPAIEPARIGGVRKMRPFRTGWRILKLLIRERFAL
- a CDS encoding adenylyltransferase/cytidyltransferase family protein, translating into MAPSLTSPKILSIAAVARKVQNLRSNGMLIVTTNGTFDLLHPGHVHSLIEAKKHGDVLIVGVNSDASVRRYKGKLRPIVPAKERAFMVSALECVDYVFIFSSDTPDPWIKKVRPDIHVKGSDRSLAEITEGAIVASYGGKVKLIRHTGRHSTTRQIERIVSAYRDKKPESK
- a CDS encoding SDR family NAD(P)-dependent oxidoreductase; this translates as MADFYSGKKVLVTGGAGFIGSHTVEMLVERGADVTVPVRSTTSQDFLKDVKGQISIIESDLRDRKKIEELMQGKDIVVNLAAAKGGGIAHSMRHHGSLFRDNMEPFLTVLDAARVAGVERFLVVSSACVYSREASDHAVESDGFVGVPEAANAGYGWAKRMEEYLGQAYAEEFGMKIAIARAYNAYGPRDAYFAEYSHVIPSLIQRIFRGDNPLTIWGTGTQTRSFVYSTDFARGILDVCEKYPVADPLNIGSDEEISIADLARLLIEISGKKIDIEFDTSKPDGPMRRSADMSKAFEKIAFKAHMPLREGLQKCVDWYRAHI
- a CDS encoding thiamine pyrophosphate-dependent dehydrogenase E1 component subunit alpha, which codes for MKKQLINAYTKMLSIRAAEEQIAKHYLDNKIMSFVHFYVGQEAVAVGVSDALRAEDRAMGNHRSHGHYLAKGGDMKRMMCELLGKAGGCAHGKGGSMHMIDTSVNFIGSTPILGSIVPLANGSAFEQKYSKKKGVTVAFFGDGAFEEGVVYETLNLAALFKLPLLLVVENNLYSVNSKLHERRSAGHDSEKIVTGFGAAYIRADGNDYEDVYRKAAKAVTAMRKGGGPVVLECMTYRHMAHSAPIFDDAQGYREEDVFEVRIKKDSVQRLRKKLLRLGVLEKRLGAIESDVQQEAARNLAYAIAAEYPEKSELYTDVYA
- a CDS encoding alpha-ketoacid dehydrogenase subunit beta, whose product is MPERIIKYTEALKEAADQMMEIDPKVFIIGLGVSYKNGADGTTAGLKAKYPTRVLDVPVSEAGVTGMAVGAAITGLHPIVHHGRVEFSLLASDSIFTQAAKWNYMFGGGNPVPIVIRINVGRQWGNGPQHTQALYSLFGNVPGLKVVIPATPYMAKGLLVSALKDKNPVVILEPRWLFGIKQHVPVELYAEPLDRARVVKKGRDITIVAYGDGLIAAQEALELMNDDIDAELIDLVSINPIDIDTVISSVKKTGRLLSIDTTNEAFNVGSEITAKVVQNASVTLKERPHALSTPNVPCPTSTNLTESYYPTKVSIANAVNTIFKKPAIDHKLGFEELHLAPGITIK
- a CDS encoding cupin domain-containing protein, with the protein product MSKIRILKPEIHPKGWGKEIWIINNDKYCGKLLHFTAGASFSDHFHLKKDETWYILQGSIELRHYDLTNAERIIDVLKEGDVVHVPIGAPHQLTALTDAIVLEVSTPHDEKDSYRIGKGDSQKIDSADKNLWENYTQFIQDKISPPKHE
- a CDS encoding NAD-dependent epimerase/dehydratase family protein translates to MRTLVTGGTGFVGSNLAFELEKQGHDVVVIGSRAEPALAGFSGTVLYRENGRLPLESIGHIDVLFHQGANADTSILDREQMFRDNVEDSRAVFEYALKNGAHHITYASSTAVYGNLPTPYKEDGPVAPLNPYGESKAALDTYAMDFARNNPAVRVIGLRYCNVYGPREAHKGKMASMIYQLATQMHQGNPRIFKWGEQKREYIYVKDVVEANISSLTANESTVVNCSSGVPVSFNELVRILNKVLGLDRVPEYIDNPYEGLYQNHIECDISRMADVLGFRPAYTVETGIRDYFDSGFLSR
- a CDS encoding methyltransferase domain-containing protein, with protein sequence MYTNISRCRICGSDTLVDVLDLGEQFLSSSFVKNNLEEPLAKARVPLTVLLCSTCGLVQLRQTVDRDLMYRSYFYRSGVNPMMRDALADVTRDIKAHAGLQEGDSVLDIGCNDGTMLTYYPITMRRIGMDPAQNINRDSLDPSITVIQDYFSAEKARTANEGALFKAVSSIAMFYDLDDPNAFVSEVKSVLAPRGTWCVQLSYLATTVETMNFYDICHEHLLYYSLRTLKFLMEKHGLKIIDASLNDVNGGSLRFFAVHADDPREPSDALRAIEATEEVLALEEKATYDRFAASIQKLKDITVDFIEKERASGGTVIGLGASTKGNVLLQYFGITKEMLPAISDRYAEKVGLRTLGTDIRVVSEEEARDMKPSAMLVLIWFFKEELLKRERQYLEGGGKLYFPMPYPHVVTKDGEVRLD
- a CDS encoding HAD family phosphatase — translated: MKGVAFDLEGTCVDLEEIHFTAYSQAFAEQGIIMSPLEIARLPNAMGGGARFIFQAMLSKFPDFQLEIARERKRIHFVELFNATTLAPRPGLIEFIESQLSHGCTIAIGSTTSRDFGTDILIKTGLDRFFPPAVCVFREDVSEIKPAGEVFARTAHILHVVGNDQLVFEDSVVGIQAAHQAGSSVIAIPAPFALDEDRISLLQEAGPVALFEDWEAVPRLFHPAQHNDSTGT
- a CDS encoding FkbM family methyltransferase, whose translation is MNKYLDWRKYVLFAQYHLSTKYKKSYSQCGEDLLMRCALNLIGIEHPTYIDIGTNHPILNNNTYLFYSTGSRGVCVEPDPELFRVIKRTRTRDVCLQAGVGPEESEGADFYAMSSKPLGTFSQKEAEKNASTKNYGDQSIQKVLKLPLYTVDSIVEKYLSGSVDIISVDAEGLDFEILKSINVTKYRPKLICAETLRYSDQGTVEKQKEILEYLASVGYMVYADTNVNTVFIDSAFADLIR
- a CDS encoding zinc-binding dehydrogenase; protein product: MKAAILETIDAPLTIGEVTVGQPAFGQVLVKVLVSGICGAQLQEIAGNKGNAKFVPHLLGHEGCGIVEAVGEGVTRVKKGDKVVMHWRKGEGIESDFPTYEYAGKNMPSGKVTTFSEYSLVSENRLTAVPHDTPDELCALLGCGLSTALSVINDEARVLFGESVLVIGAGGLGLNILQAANIARAYPIVTIDIHPGKKELAEKCGAHLFVDSTQSDIREVVQKTFGISDFDVIIDTSGNKKAIETTLPLLRGGGRYIMVGQPKPGEVIEISNAHHLFGGEGKSIRATQGGGFLPTTDIPRYINLYKTGALHIDDVITHRIKLDQVNDAIDAIRSGTAGRIMIEMHV